From the genome of Campylobacter sp. RM16189, one region includes:
- a CDS encoding 1-aminocyclopropane-1-carboxylate deaminase, which produces MGGEFNGNKARKLEYFLKADLRGIKRVVSYGSSQSNAMYSLSLFAKIKGLEFYYVVSSLNSNLADNPIGNFKLALENGMQIFIDKDREQKARELASSKDSLLINEGVWQKEAEMGFISQAKEIESWANKHSKIFDIFLPSGTGTSAAFLAKHIKFDVFTCPCVGDVKYLKSEILALDANSKVEILNPHKKYHYGDLKFELYEIWQEILKETGIEFDLIYDPVGLLTLFANLDRFKNEILYIHQGGILGNISQKIRYERKIKMREIR; this is translated from the coding sequence ATAGGCGGAGAATTTAATGGAAATAAGGCCAGAAAACTTGAGTATTTTTTAAAAGCCGACTTAAGAGGTATCAAGAGAGTCGTAAGCTATGGTTCTAGCCAATCAAATGCGATGTATAGCTTAAGTTTATTTGCTAAAATAAAGGGGCTTGAGTTTTATTATGTGGTTTCAAGCTTAAACTCAAATTTAGCCGATAATCCGATCGGAAATTTTAAATTAGCACTTGAAAACGGAATGCAAATTTTTATAGATAAAGATCGAGAACAAAAGGCAAGAGAGCTAGCAAGTAGCAAAGACTCTTTGCTTATAAACGAAGGAGTGTGGCAAAAAGAGGCCGAAATGGGCTTTATCTCTCAAGCCAAAGAGATTGAGTCTTGGGCCAATAAACACTCTAAAATTTTTGATATTTTTTTGCCATCTGGCACCGGAACTAGTGCAGCATTTTTAGCTAAGCATATTAAATTTGATGTATTTACTTGTCCTTGTGTAGGAGACGTAAAATACCTAAAAAGCGAGATTTTGGCTCTAGATGCTAATTCAAAGGTTGAAATTTTAAATCCTCATAAAAAATATCACTATGGGGATTTAAAATTTGAGCTTTATGAAATTTGGCAAGAAATTTTAAAAGAAACAGGCATAGAGTTTGATCTAATCTATGATCCTGTAGGGCTTTTGACACTTTTTGCAAATTTGGATAGATTTAAAAATGAAATTTTATATATCCATCAAGGTGGAATTTTAGGTAATATTAGTCAAAAAATAAGATATGAAAGAAAGATAAAAATGAGGGAGATAAGATGA